In Syntrophales bacterium, one genomic interval encodes:
- a CDS encoding fibronectin type III domain-containing protein yields MDAKGFKKITTAFFIFPLIFLSLSLPAQGAVPAAPAGLTAIAGNGEASLNWTAVSGVTDYVLYRGAVSGGPYSFVAQTQGTGYMNRSLSNGTRYYYVVTALNANGQSPYSAPIDVTPGTTVLKAPDGVTALPGNGEVSLTWNPVTSAVSYQVLRGTSPGGPYTLLTPVATGPSFTDKGLSNVVQYFYVIQTMISITSTNLGAYSEEVGATPSALLPAAPTNFSASPGSTWADLSWSPSEGATAYAVYRGVKDGGPYTLVAQPNTTAYEDTDLANGTTYYYVVAAANAQGAGAFSAQASAPVSATEKPHAALLSLHQAADHFANIVWEGAIGAQSYTVLRSTTKDDPDPPYESNPISGTSYSDSNLENGTTYYYVVDTHNANATIARSNEVAVTPELQLPAPEIADVMVGNTQATVTWVPVVGAYYYSATASLSSGGKGSGCY; encoded by the coding sequence ATGGATGCAAAAGGTTTTAAAAAAATTACGACGGCGTTTTTTATTTTCCCCCTCATTTTCCTTTCATTAAGCCTGCCTGCTCAGGGAGCGGTTCCCGCAGCTCCGGCTGGACTTACGGCCATTGCTGGAAACGGCGAGGCCAGCCTGAACTGGACGGCGGTTTCCGGGGTAACGGATTATGTCCTCTACCGGGGGGCCGTCAGCGGGGGGCCGTACAGCTTTGTCGCCCAGACCCAGGGCACGGGTTATATGAACAGGAGCCTTTCCAATGGCACTCGCTATTACTACGTTGTAACGGCGCTGAACGCCAACGGTCAGAGCCCCTATTCGGCCCCGATTGATGTTACGCCCGGAACGACGGTGCTCAAGGCGCCGGACGGCGTAACCGCCCTGCCCGGCAACGGCGAGGTTTCGCTGACCTGGAATCCCGTAACCTCGGCCGTCTCCTATCAGGTGCTGCGCGGAACATCCCCAGGGGGGCCTTATACGTTGCTTACGCCGGTCGCGACCGGGCCGAGTTTTACCGACAAAGGGTTGTCCAACGTCGTCCAGTACTTTTATGTCATCCAGACCATGATCTCGATTACGAGCACGAATTTGGGCGCCTATTCCGAGGAAGTGGGCGCGACACCCTCGGCGCTGCTGCCGGCGGCGCCGACAAATTTTAGCGCCAGCCCCGGCAGCACCTGGGCAGACCTCTCCTGGAGCCCTTCCGAAGGCGCTACTGCCTATGCCGTCTATCGCGGAGTAAAGGATGGCGGGCCTTATACTTTAGTGGCGCAACCCAACACAACCGCATACGAGGATACGGATCTCGCAAATGGAACCACCTACTATTATGTGGTCGCAGCAGCGAACGCCCAGGGTGCAGGCGCTTTCTCGGCGCAGGCAAGCGCCCCGGTATCTGCGACAGAAAAACCCCATGCCGCCCTTCTTTCCTTGCATCAAGCCGCTGACCATTTTGCCAATATCGTCTGGGAAGGGGCTATTGGCGCCCAATCCTATACGGTTCTCAGGAGTACGACAAAGGACGATCCCGATCCTCCCTATGAAAGCAACCCGATTTCAGGCACATCCTACAGCGACAGCAACCTTGAAAACGGGACAACCTATTACTACGTGGTGGATACCCACAATGCCAACGCCACCATCGCCCGTTCCAATGAAGTAGCGGTAACACCAGAACTTCAACTGCCGGCGCCGGAGATTGCGGACGTCATGGTCGGCAACACCCAGGCGACGGTGACCTGGGTGCCCGTTGTCGGCGCCTATTACTATTCGGCGACCGCGTCGCTGTCTTCGGGCGGGAAGGGCAGCGGATGCTACTAA
- a CDS encoding carbon-nitrogen family hydrolase: MRVALVQMDVAYGDIETNHAKARAFIAEGLARNAELFVFPELWTTGYKLNKIANMAESLAGKTIEMLCRIARENNVAIIAGSIPELCEGKIYNTACAIGKDGRIVGRYRKIHLIGLMDEDLYLSPGNERCVFPIASTTAGLIICYDLRFPELSRALALQGARILFVCAEWPSVRGNHWRILNIARAIENQVFVIAVNRVGRDPDNVFFGHSLAVDPRGEIIVEGSKTKEELLIADIAPSSVENVRKRVPVFQDRRPACY; the protein is encoded by the coding sequence GTGAGAGTTGCCCTTGTGCAGATGGATGTTGCCTATGGCGACATTGAGACCAATCATGCGAAGGCCCGCGCCTTTATCGCTGAGGGACTGGCCCGGAACGCGGAGCTGTTCGTCTTTCCGGAATTATGGACGACCGGATACAAACTTAATAAAATTGCAAACATGGCCGAGTCGTTGGCGGGCAAGACGATAGAAATGCTCTGTCGGATAGCCCGGGAAAACAACGTGGCTATCATCGCCGGGTCCATTCCGGAGCTGTGCGAAGGCAAGATTTACAATACCGCATGCGCGATCGGAAAAGACGGCCGGATAGTCGGCAGATACCGCAAGATTCATCTGATCGGCCTGATGGACGAGGACCTCTATCTGTCTCCGGGCAACGAAAGGTGCGTCTTTCCGATAGCTTCGACAACGGCGGGACTGATCATCTGCTATGACCTGCGCTTTCCCGAATTGTCGCGCGCTCTGGCCCTGCAGGGCGCCCGGATTCTATTCGTTTGCGCCGAATGGCCGTCAGTCCGGGGGAATCACTGGCGGATACTGAACATCGCCCGGGCGATCGAGAATCAGGTCTTCGTTATCGCCGTTAACCGGGTTGGCAGAGATCCGGACAACGTCTTCTTCGGCCATTCCCTGGCGGTCGATCCGCGGGGAGAAATCATTGTCGAAGGCTCTAAAACGAAAGAGGAACTGCTTATCGCCGATATCGCTCCCTCCTCCGTAGAAAACGTCCGCAAGCGCGTCCCTGTTTTTCAGGACAGGCGACCCGCATGTTACTGA
- a CDS encoding DUF2892 domain-containing protein: MKANVGGIDKWIRIILGVVIIVIGFLYKSWWGAVGLIPLLTGLFNYCGAYSLLGISTVKKAK, from the coding sequence ATGAAAGCAAATGTGGGCGGGATTGATAAATGGATCAGAATTATTTTGGGAGTGGTGATTATTGTGATCGGCTTTCTTTATAAGAGCTGGTGGGGAGCTGTCGGCCTTATTCCCCTGCTGACCGGGCTGTTTAATTATTGCGGGGCGTACAGTTTACTCGGCATATCTACAGTAAAAAAAGCAAAATAA